The Mytilus edulis chromosome 4, xbMytEdul2.2, whole genome shotgun sequence nucleotide sequence GCTGAAAAtgttacaggacatttttaaccatttcctttttttttttataaaattctttaaaCGTCTCAAATGCCACACAGTGGTACATACACATTTATCTCTAATTATATTttcttctgtattttttttttttttgcttcttttcttttcatatacattttgtaaatagaaaaaaaaattattttacaacaatgttaattgtcctaaataaatatatattcaaatctatCGCTAATATTACTGTATGTATTTTgatgggttgtatttgttgtaaatcttgaaaataataaaaattcaaaaaacgtCACAGtgattttgaaaagttttgaatTCTACGCGCGTGGTTTGATTTGCAACTTCGTTAAGTCCAAGATAGCATTTTATTTTCTCTTGGGGTTGTTTTGTTTACTTAATAGCTATAAATAAgtgtatataattatttgaatatgaGAGATGATTACTTTTGAACACTTAAAATGCTTCATGTATATTGATTATATATCCGTTTGTAATACCTACAGGGAGATTACACCACCAAAGACGGTACTGTGGTAAAGTTTGCAGCATTAGTTTGGGCGATTTCTGTTTCGTCGACTGTTTTTCTAATCAGAAAATGTAAAATCTTGTTTGTTAgggataaaaatatttttaccgTTATTAGATTTAACTGTAACGTTGTAAGTCTCGTTTGAAATCCTTAAATTTTTTGCCTCTTTCACACTACAATTATTCGTTTTCGCTGTATCATTACCACTGTTTAATTTACTAAATCCTTTCTGAATGACGCTTTCAATTTTTTCTAGCATGCTTTTTTCCATGCATTTCTCCATGCACTTTTCCATACTCTGTTCCATGCTCATTTCCATACTCTTTCTCATGCGTTCTTCCATCTGTTCGAGAAGATGTTGTTCATTACGCCTTGTTACTTCTATCTGTTCGTTAATTTGTTTGAACTTCTTTTTAAGCTGCTTTATTTCTTCACTTTTTTGTGCGTCGTTTCGATCTAATCGTTTTATTTTTACCGAAAGATCTTCTCTTTCTTTCGCTAAAACTGTAACTTGTGCCTTCAATTCGTTTATATGCAGTTGCTTTTCATCACCTTTTGTCTCCAatagttttcttatttctttttcttcttgGACTTGCGTTTTTAAATCTTCGTTTTCATTTTCTAGAACCTCATTTTTTGCTTTCACGTCTGTTATCAAGCTGTCCTTATGAGCTATTTCTTTTTGATGATTTTCTTCTCCAATTTTTATTCTCAATTCTAAGACCTCCTCTCTTCTTATTACTGTATTGTCAATATAACCTTCAGCCATCTCTCTCTGATACAGCAATAAGAACCCTACACTGATGAAATAATCATTTAGTAGGAAAAGGTGATTAGCTTTTAGACAACAGGACACTCTTTCCAAAAATAATCATATATGCAGTTTTCTATACTATTAGCAGGGTTAATATCAAATAACTAATTACACCAGATGGTCATACAAAAAAGAAAAGTTATGTTTTGAATTTGTgtcaatgtaaacaaatttcaaagatctaattacaagATTGATACATAAACTTTACTAATATGTTTGTTTGAAagttcgatgagtttacacggaCACATGGTAGTTTACGCGCTTTTAGTACAATTTTTGGGAAATCCTGTCCTCCGAATGCCATTGAAAAAGGATAAATCATTGCTTTTAAAATatcgtaatattttttttccgaCCTTGTTATAATTGCGAATACACTTAAATGATTAATAATAtcacattttaaaagaaaattagtaGGTTTGGTTGTTTTGAAAAAAGAACCATTTTGCAGTCAATTAATTATAGATTTACAGGTACTATATTAAAGTGTATCATATATGcaaacattttttctttcttcataaTATTCAATTTGTTGTTATCTTCGAAAGCATATTACAGTTTTAAAATTACCATGCAGTCCAACATGCCAAATATATAGCTGATtgccaatttaaaaaagtaacaactacatgtatactGACCATTTTCGCTTCTGGCTCGGAATAAGTTGACTAATAAATACTAAAAGCTTACTTTACAATTTCTGTCCGAATATCAGTTAACAAGTTACTGTTAATTGAAAGAAGTACAATAACACAAAATGTTGCATTATTAATGTCCTACCTTTACTTATGGATAGTTTAAAGGCAATCTGAGGTACACTACATCGGTTGCTATAAACAGATCATTCAAGCAATTGTTTTTCGAGAAACTGTCATGAAGTCCGATGTTTGAGTATTCTTAGGTAAAAATAGCAATTTTGTAATACTGTATTTTGTGTAAAATTATGTCTAAAATtataacatagaaaataaaacgtATGTAATTGTCGTGACttatcttatgttttttttttataattctcaTCTTATACTTACGAAGGCTTACATTATATAATTCAACTTATTTTGATACTTCATTTAAAGTCCTTTTAACAGAAATTAATAACAAAAGTAATTTGATCTTGTATATAAATAATGCGAATGttgaatatgaaataatttacaCGCGATCATATACTTTTCGCTATAGTGACAATTCTTAAAGTATCAAATATTGATGACCCTATATCATTTGACGTTACTGGGGAACTCCTTTTTTATGTTTGCATTATAAACTTTACTTGTTTAACAATTTACCCCCGATCTTGAAATTGTTACCACCAGAAAAATAACAATTCAATTATGAATTAACCTACTAAAACAATTGTCACTGGAAAAGGCAATtcatttgcataaaaaaaaaggcaaaatgaaaaacaatctttaaataaaaactgatcaaattataaataataaattaaatttgtttaagtCAAGAGAAGAAAAAGGATTAGaggaaacattttaataaacaattaatttacatttgatttaacaAAAGTTCTATTAGTAAAACAAGTTTAGAGTTGTACAAGGTAAATATACAAGTCAtaattaatttgacaaaatagGACACATCATATTAACATAAACGGTATATACtggctacttggctggtgataccctcggggacattCGGTCTACCAGCAaaggcatcgaccaagtggtagtaataacataaaTGGTGCCTGTTTTgatgcaccagatgcgcatttccgacaatatatgtctcttcagtgatgctcgagatCAATCTATTTGAAAACCTAAAGCTTAATAAAAAAGAcagataattataaaacaaaaaggaaaaagTTGAACCAAAAGCCGGGTACGGAATCAGAGCTTTGAAAGAAGGAGATATAttacttaatttaaaataattcaaaaacttTGTAACAGTAAGTTTTATTGACACAATATCCgtttttcatgccagtaccgtaGAACTGGCTTCTTTGCTGGGATTTCCCCAGCAAAGTGATCGacgttatatatatatctggAATATCATAACATTGATGTCGTGTCATCGTGTTCGGGTCAAGTGTGGTAAAATATATACgaatacaaacaaaaaacaaacaaacataattgaTGCATTATGACATGACTTTATATCTTTTACATCTTTTAGAAACATAGTTATACATCAATACAATGTGTATGATTGTCAATATTTTAGATAATGCATTACTAAACAACTTGTGACAATATTTCTAATAAAAGAGTGACAAAAGATAATTCTGTCTACTAATGTTATGTTTCATCTATATGGTGACATTTTAACATTTGGAATGATGCTTCACTTATATATATTATCATGAATACTAAGACATATATTTCTTTTGTGTTAAATCAGTATATCTATACATACAATCATAGTTAAATATATATAGAACACaaccgcgaaatcgcgggcatttaaaGAAAGGATTTGTATCGTGAGAATTCTTGTATCgaactgttgaaaaaaaattatgaccgGAGAATTCcaggaaaggtatcaaaagtcatacgTATTTGTGGACAGGACAATTTTTGTTAAGCCCTTCCTCCTTTTCAAATTTTttcgcgtttttctgtatactatgaacgtACAGATACTATAAagaaagtgtatttactttcaattccaaGTTAACTATCCTCGGCGGTCACTGATATACTATATACTATAAAGACTATAAAGACTATATTATAGAGAACCTCCTTTctaatcgatttatgacattttaaaaacatttgtaaaCTACTGCCGGCATAAGTTTTAATCATCACACATATCCTTCATTTTGACCATACATGGTTTCAACACAAGAAGTTTTATACAAAGCCGGAAACAGAATAAAACTGAGGGGCCATTAAATCGTATTGTATGATCAAATGTATTGATATAAATTTCATGTATCTTTAAGATATTTTAGTGATCAAAATTGTTGCCTAATAGGTTATGGATTCTGATTTCGATATTGCTATCTGTTCAAATCTGTTTTTAAAAGGGGAACAACTCCTATCACTGCATCAGTTTTAGTCAGGctgttagaatttttttttcgatatctgatGCTGCTTTTTTTTCTGAATCAATTTCTAATCGGTCTGTGTTTCCTTCCATTGCTTAGATCGTAACCTGGTAACTTAACTGAaggggtctatcaatgcccatgctacgtcaatctttaaagacccaaatgttgcaaaacacttatcctacctccatgacaaatatgttgttgtccccgcagataaagccataaacaacatcgtttttgtgtgtaaaactcattacattaactgcttgataaacgaattaggtactaacaattcacttggaaactcaacatataccctcatgccacttaccaaagaggaaatcctggataatcatatacctgttctatgttcctttgaaatttcaacgaaagatgaagaactggatcttccatcactgcatttgatacataaactacataagtgtccttacaaacaacggtatattgctgggtcttccaagtgctccacgaaacctctttctaaattattaacatatgttttatcagcaatcaaagacgggcttcaaagttattgtgaaactgcctattctagaggtggcgtgaatcagatgtggatacttaaaattccaaagatctttgagggtacatacaatctaactctatTTCATcgtgtaatagtattaaaacatttgacttttctacactttacacaagtatttcacattccaaactaaaagacaaattgaaagagtaggtattgctttgtttcataaaaaataatggccaacgtagatacaggTATCTTGTcctagggagggataaatcctactttgtaaaggatcactttgattcaaacaaacaattctctgaaactgacattatcaagatgtttgatttcttgatcgacaacatatttgttacgttcggaggacgtgtttttcaacagtcGGCATTCCAATGCgtacaaattgtgcccctcttcttgccgacttgtttctttataattatgaggctgacttcatacaggaacttcttaggaagaaggataagaagttagcaatatcctttaactctactttacgctacatagatgatgttctttcactaaataattcaaaatttggtgactatgttgaactcatctatcccatcgaactaaaaataaaggatactacagatacagttaagtcggcctcatatcttgacttacatcttgaaaatgacaatgaaggtcggttgaaatcAGAACTTtgcaacaaaagagatgatttcagctttccaatttccaactttccatttctaagtagcaacatttcagcagcacctgtatacggggtatatatctcccaattgatacgatatttccgtgcttgcatttcctatcatcattttcttgataaagggttgctgctcacaaggaggctattaaaccaagagttccaaatggtggagttaaaatcatcccttcgtaaattttacggacgccatcaagagttggttgaccgttatggaataaccgtttcacgaatgatatcggatatgttccttacgtcgtaactacaatccccttccctttcatgaatgtgacctaccgaattagactatttaccggatttgttatcacataagcaacacgacgggtgccacatgtggagcaggatctgcttacccttccggagcaccatgTTTTTTGTGGAGtccgtgttgcttattctttagttttttatgttttgtcatgtgtactattgtttgtctgtttgtctgtttgtctttttttcatttttagccatggcgttgtcagtttattttcgattatgagtttcactgtccctctggtatctttcgtccctcttttaaaaggtTCATACCTCAATAGTTTTCATCACCAAACCAATTAGCGTCATTTTTTAGTTTTTGGTAGAGTGGTCAGTACATACCGTCTTTTTCAAATGAAGTAATTGCAATCTCTATTAGTGAAAATAGTATAAACTGGTCAACTGCTGCTTATAAACCGTGTTTCTGGATTCACCTTCATCAGGAACTGGTTTTTCAAATAGATTTGTTTCAGAAATTGCATTGCACACATGAGGTTTCGAATGTAGCggcatacattttaaaataggtTGATTTGGTTTTcaaaaatgaacaagaaaaaaaaacagtattttaAATTGGATTGATGATATTGAAGGAGATAAGTCTGAAAATTTTCTGAATAGCTGAATATTTattgttcaaatttttaaatctTGTTCCGGTTTAAATGATCGTTTCAAACTAAACTTCAATTTCATGTGGACAGATTAATGTTTACACAAATTAAAGGATGGGATTTAAAGGACTTTCATCAAAAAGACACCATATTTCACCTGCTTGAAATATGAATAATGATATTgtaataacagtactgtagttgtagagttgccaccgtcaattgccgatttgatggtcgcaaacgCAGTTTTAATGGCGACATGTGGATACAGTAACACGGCAATTTGTGACAGTCAAATAAAACTGATAGTTGCAACTCTTTAACTACAGTAATGTTTTTTCGATTATATTGCAGAACAAATAGAAATATAACGTTAGAGCTTGAAcaaatgtataaatttgaaataaacaaaataattctgCGAATCTTTTTGAATAATTTCTTGGGCTTGAATTACCTATCATGCTCTTTGATAGAAGGTAGCAGCTCCCAAGGAAGCTATGAAAATGATCAAGTTTAAATCATGCCTttgtacattttacggacgccatcacgacttggttgaccgttatggtatACACAGGTGATATCGGATAAATgtgttcctaatgtcgtaactacaattcatTTCTGTTTCACAAATAAGACTTACCGACTATTAACTGGCTTAGTAATAACATGAGTAACACtacgggtgtcacatgtgaagcaggatctgcttacccttccagaacaCCTGAGAATACGAGGTTCGTGTcgtttagtctttttttttatttgataaatagctcTTCTATGAAATCGAAATAGTTCagctttatgaaatttatatccaTAGATTAGGCAGGTATTACTGTTTccaaaaatatagaataatattctttaacttttcataatagtttcaaataatgatacaaatattgcaaaacgtcaaaaatatgcgtgtcagacgtaacaaatTATTCGCAAAATAACTTTTGCGGGAACCTTTGTGGTCTAAGAAAGAGTTtaaaatccacgaaaattcgcATGAATGATAAACGTTATATATGATTTATGAAGTCATTactgttttttgtgttgtttgaACGGTCAAagctgatttttttcaaaaatgaataatcCTCGCCATGGTCAGGTTTCGGAAAATGGTAAGTTATCAAAAGTTATCgctttttaaaatatcacatgatattaaattttgttttcataaatgattCCTACAAAAGTGCTTAGATAGACCATTTCAAATCCGGAATTTTACAGCACTCGCACCACAAGTAAAAACGCATTGGCTTCgggaaaatgtcttgcaagattgTCCAATGTCGAATTTCGCCGCTTTTTACCAAAACACTGTCAGTTTCAACGtcattatattaaatattcaatttataGCATGCAAAATAGTCGTAATTGTGCGTTCATCCCACAATACGATAACATACTTTTTGATAAGCTGTTAAGTCGAAATGACTTcgttttttaacaaatcaaatgtcttgcaagtttgtccactgaaCAATTTTCTTACGTTTTGAACGTTTTCGATTCGGGACGCTATAcatatatgtgttttcaaattatttctaaaagtttGTTCTTTGTATTGGTGTTAAACACCACTACATGTATAAGCGACATGTGTTGTATTCAAGTTTATTGACCTGTCATCATAGGTAGGAGAAGCCGGACATCAGGCGACCTTAAGTTAACATATTTGCTATAACTGTCGATTAGGATCGGAGTCGAACAAATCTCGCCACAAGTGTATCCTAAATTCGCCAGgatttttatcactttatttgaactcatTAGGCCAATCACCCTCCTAGGCAACGAAATTGAAAGCAGTTCGTATTATAATATGATATATGAacgatatttcattgtttttaaatgaaaagtaCGGTTCGATTTCATGTTTTAAGATCAGAGgacaaaaatgaataattatctgaaatgaaaaaacaaaacatatggtaatttgtcaataaataggTAAAATATGAATTGCAGAACAGAAGAATTTCATGTCCGAGACAGAGAGAATTAAATATTGTAAAGAGATGAAGAAACTAAAAAGAAAAGAGCAGAAAAATAAAAGttacaataaatataaagaaaaatacaacacCAACAGCAAAACAGTCCATCTCTCTCTGAAAAGGTCTTAGAAAACATGAAGGGATTTATACATGAAATTATGATGCACGTAATGCTATGCATGTAATATCGGCTTCGGTCAGCGGGGAAAAAATTTCAAAAGGAGAAAGAGAGCAAAGCAGCGCGTAAGTGGGGATTGCACCCGCGGCGACTTTCTGGCGTTAAAAGAATTCGCACTTCTGTTTAAAGATCAGAAAAATCTTGTTACGAATTCACAAAGAGAAAAACCAGATCTGACATTACTCCcaatataacaaagaaacaggcTTATAATTTCTGGATATCCCCCATGGTTTCGCGCACTAGTCCCAACAAAACAGACGTGAAACGCTCATGGATAGGGCCACGTGAATATGTTTCTCATCTAATTCACCTGCTCGTAAAAACCCAAACTGAAGTATCATTTTAGAGTTTAAAGCAAAATACCGAGATTTTAAAATATCACAACGTTTTTATTTATCCAGACAAATTGTTTCGTACTTTTTACATACTAGTGATAAGAACGATTGatacaattacaaatataactatACGAACATCCCCGAAAGTCCTTAATTTTAGATGTAAGCAAATTCAAAATGAACTCAATAGGTTGAGAATAATTCAGATTATGGTCAAACCAAATATATGAAATGAACTTCAAATTACGATACTGAAATTGATACGTAAAAGACAAGAACAGACGGCATTCTTAACTTGTGCCAGCTTCATATGCAATTGAggcatgtgaaattaaaaaaaatagtacctGACAAACCCATATTATCTCAATATCATGAACTATAATAGATTTGTAAGACCATTCCGtttaaaacagaaatataaaaataaaccgACTAACATCAGATATATTAgttatacattatacaaatttataaaacatacaaCTATATTGTGTcgtaaatatatgtattttttaggGAAAGCTCAACAAATTAGTTATTGTGTGTagacattataaaaaagaagatgtggtatgattgcaaatgagacaactgtccacaagagaccaaaatgacacagacattaacaactttaggtcaccgtacggccttcaacaatgagcaaagcccataccgcatagtcagctataaaggtcACGATAAGACAATATAactgaaaacaattcaaacgagaaaactaacggacttatttataaaaaaaaaaaaaaaatgaacgaaaaacaaaaacgtGTAGAAGGTAATTTCTGGACAGTCAAATAATAACAAATCCATTTCATCTTAGTCTAGGGCTC carries:
- the LOC139521280 gene encoding uncharacterized protein, whose amino-acid sequence is MAEGYIDNTVIRREEVLELRIKIGEENHQKEIAHKDSLITDVKAKNEVLENENEDLKTQVQEEKEIRKLLETKGDEKQLHINELKAQVTVLAKEREDLSVKIKRLDRNDAQKSEEIKQLKKKFKQINEQIEVTRRNEQHLLEQMEERMRKSMEMSMEQSMEKCMEKCMEKSMLEKIESVIQKGFSKLNSGNDTAKTNNCSVKEAKNLRISNETYNVTVKSNNGKNIFIPNKQDFTFSD